In a single window of the uncultured Dysgonomonas sp. genome:
- a CDS encoding amidophosphoribosyltransferase — protein sequence MGGFFGTISKTACATDLFYGTDYNSHLGTRRGGMVTLHNGTFKRAIHNLENSYFRLRFEADLDKFQGNSGIGIISDTDPQPIFISSHLGKYAVVTVAKVNNIDELEKELLDKGCHFSEFNAGQINQTELIALLISQANTFVEGIELVQEKIKGSCSMLILTEEGIIAARDKWGRTPVLIGKKDGAYAATSEPCSFPNLEYELEYNVGPGEVVMLTADSMTQLRKPNKKMQACSFLWVYYGYPVSDYEGINVDAVRYASGQAMAKKDDTEADYVAAIPDSGIGMGLGYAEGKGIPYRRAIIKYTPTWPRSFTPANQKVRDLVAKMKLIPNRELLRDKRVIFCDDSIVRGTQLNDNVNILYGYGAKEVHIRLGSPPILFSCPYLGFSASRSPLELIARRTVEELEGDHEKDLDKYATTDSPQYKNMIDCIRKKLNITTLKFITVEDLIASIGLPKECVCTYCYNGAKPEE from the coding sequence ATGGGTGGTTTCTTTGGAACAATATCTAAAACAGCCTGTGCAACAGACCTTTTTTATGGCACAGATTACAACTCACATTTAGGAACCCGCCGAGGAGGGATGGTTACACTCCATAACGGGACTTTTAAACGGGCAATTCACAATCTTGAAAATTCATATTTTCGTCTGCGCTTCGAAGCCGACTTAGACAAGTTTCAGGGTAACTCAGGTATCGGAATTATCAGTGATACCGACCCTCAGCCTATATTTATCAGTTCCCATCTGGGCAAATATGCTGTAGTAACGGTAGCTAAAGTCAATAATATAGACGAACTGGAAAAGGAGCTGCTCGATAAAGGTTGCCATTTTTCGGAATTTAATGCCGGACAAATTAATCAAACGGAACTGATAGCTCTCCTTATCTCACAGGCCAATACCTTTGTAGAGGGAATAGAACTGGTTCAGGAAAAGATAAAAGGCTCTTGTTCCATGCTTATCCTTACCGAAGAGGGAATTATCGCGGCACGTGATAAATGGGGGCGTACACCTGTTCTTATAGGAAAGAAAGACGGAGCATATGCGGCTACAAGCGAACCTTGCAGTTTTCCTAATCTGGAGTACGAATTGGAATACAATGTCGGTCCCGGAGAAGTAGTTATGCTTACAGCCGATAGCATGACGCAACTGCGCAAGCCGAACAAGAAAATGCAGGCCTGCTCTTTCCTCTGGGTCTACTATGGTTATCCTGTATCCGACTATGAAGGAATAAACGTGGATGCCGTGCGCTATGCCAGTGGACAAGCCATGGCTAAGAAAGACGATACGGAAGCAGATTATGTGGCGGCCATCCCCGACTCGGGTATCGGTATGGGCTTGGGATACGCAGAAGGAAAGGGAATTCCTTACCGCCGCGCCATTATCAAATATACACCTACGTGGCCGCGTAGTTTCACACCTGCCAATCAGAAAGTGCGGGATCTGGTAGCTAAAATGAAGCTAATCCCCAACCGTGAACTACTGAGGGACAAGCGAGTAATATTCTGTGACGATTCCATTGTGCGGGGCACGCAACTCAACGACAACGTGAATATACTCTACGGATACGGAGCAAAAGAAGTACATATCCGTTTAGGCAGCCCGCCTATTTTGTTTTCATGTCCTTACCTGGGCTTTTCGGCATCACGTTCACCATTGGAACTGATTGCACGCCGTACAGTGGAGGAACTCGAAGGTGATCACGAGAAAGATCTGGATAAGTACGCGACTACCGATTCGCCGCAATATAAGAATATGATAGACTGCATTCGTAAAAAGCTGAATATAACCACACTGAAGTTTATTACAGTAGAGGATCTGATCGCATCAATCGGTCTGCCCAAAGAATGTGTTTGTACATATTGCTATAATGGTGCTAAACCGGAAGAATAG
- a CDS encoding inorganic pyrophosphatase, whose protein sequence is MNRQKFKAHPWHGITIGDNAPEVVTCFIEIVPTDTVKYEVDKETGYLSIDRPQKYSNIIPALYGFIPQTYSADRVAEVTNIQLNRTDIEGDNDPVDICVLTEKDITHGDIIVKARPIGGFRLLDHNKADDKLIAVLENDAIYGSFRDICDVPTMVIDRLKHYFTTYKDLPGDKSPRCILTDIYDVKTAHEVIRRSIEDYDNEYRNEK, encoded by the coding sequence ATGAACAGACAGAAATTCAAAGCTCATCCGTGGCACGGTATCACTATTGGCGATAATGCCCCGGAAGTAGTAACCTGCTTTATCGAGATAGTACCTACTGATACAGTAAAATATGAAGTAGATAAAGAAACCGGATACCTGAGCATAGATCGTCCACAAAAATATTCGAATATCATACCAGCTCTTTATGGTTTTATTCCTCAGACATATAGTGCCGACCGGGTAGCCGAAGTTACTAATATACAGCTGAACCGGACAGATATAGAAGGAGATAATGACCCTGTAGATATATGTGTGCTGACAGAAAAAGATATTACCCACGGGGACATTATTGTCAAAGCGCGTCCTATAGGCGGATTCCGATTGCTGGATCATAACAAAGCCGACGATAAACTGATTGCAGTACTGGAGAATGATGCCATTTATGGTTCGTTTCGTGATATATGTGATGTGCCTACGATGGTAATAGACAGGCTGAAGCACTACTTTACTACCTATAAGGATTTACCGGGGGATAAATCGCCTCGCTGCATTTTAACTGATATATATGATGTGAAAACGGCGCACGAAGTCATCCGTAGGTCTATTGAAGATTACGACAACGAGTACAGAAATGAGAAGTAA
- a CDS encoding putative transporter, with protein MDWLMETIFEPSSVQSIIVISVVSAIGLQLGKLQLFNISLGITFVFFVGIILGHFDLDLNKDMLNFAQNFGLILFIYALGLQVGPGFFSSLRKGGLRLNMLALGVVFLGLVMALIFSIVSDISLPNMVGILCGATTNTPALGAAQQALKQITGGDMKAIADMALATAVAYPLGVVGVILAIIFLKKVFVAKGAYAVPSEKKDHNTYVGEFHVTNPAIEGKTIRDIMKLSSKRFVISRIWRDGKVTIPTSESVMQHDDHLLIISIKSDVEHIKVLFGEQENVDWNKEDIDWNHIDNSQLVSRRIIVTRSKVNGVKLGTLRLRNNYGINITRVNRAGIDLLASPDLSLQIGDKLTVVGEKASIDNVAKILGDEEKRLDRPNLIAIFAGIALGLILGALPLPFPGMTFPVKLGIAGGPIIVGILMGAFGPRFRFTTYTTQSANLLMRQFGLTVYLACLGISAGEHFFETVFQTEGLLWIGFGFILTVVPVIIVALFAMKMFKLNYAKCVGMLCGSMANPMALNYVNSIIEDDEPSVAYATVYPVSMFARIIFTQLLLMFFI; from the coding sequence GCAACTGGGCAAGCTGCAACTGTTCAATATCTCATTGGGTATCACCTTTGTCTTCTTTGTCGGCATTATACTGGGTCATTTCGATCTTGACCTGAACAAAGATATGCTTAATTTTGCTCAGAATTTTGGGCTTATACTGTTTATCTATGCCTTAGGATTACAGGTCGGTCCCGGTTTCTTTTCATCTTTGCGTAAAGGCGGACTTCGTTTAAATATGCTAGCCTTGGGTGTTGTGTTCCTCGGTTTGGTAATGGCGCTTATATTCAGTATCGTAAGCGATATATCTTTACCCAATATGGTTGGTATTCTTTGCGGAGCTACTACAAATACTCCGGCTCTTGGTGCAGCACAACAAGCATTGAAACAAATAACCGGCGGAGATATGAAAGCCATAGCTGATATGGCATTAGCTACTGCCGTGGCATATCCGTTGGGTGTAGTAGGCGTAATACTGGCTATCATATTCCTGAAGAAGGTATTCGTGGCCAAAGGTGCTTACGCTGTTCCCAGTGAGAAGAAAGACCATAATACATATGTAGGCGAGTTTCATGTGACCAATCCGGCTATAGAAGGAAAGACTATCCGCGATATCATGAAGCTGTCTTCAAAGCGTTTTGTCATATCACGCATCTGGCGCGACGGCAAAGTGACCATCCCTACTTCCGAAAGCGTGATGCAACATGACGACCATCTGCTGATTATCTCTATCAAATCGGATGTGGAACATATCAAAGTCTTGTTCGGTGAGCAGGAAAACGTAGACTGGAACAAGGAAGATATAGACTGGAACCATATAGATAACAGCCAACTCGTATCGCGCCGTATTATCGTAACCCGCAGCAAGGTTAATGGCGTGAAGCTGGGTACATTGAGGCTCAGGAACAATTACGGTATCAATATTACCCGTGTCAACCGCGCAGGTATAGACCTGCTTGCTTCGCCTGACTTGTCGCTACAGATCGGCGATAAGCTTACAGTGGTCGGAGAAAAGGCGTCGATAGACAATGTTGCCAAAATACTTGGTGACGAAGAGAAACGTCTCGACCGTCCCAACCTCATCGCTATCTTTGCCGGTATTGCCTTAGGTCTTATCCTGGGAGCATTGCCCCTTCCCTTCCCGGGTATGACATTCCCTGTGAAGCTGGGTATAGCCGGAGGGCCTATCATTGTAGGGATACTGATGGGTGCATTTGGTCCTCGCTTCCGTTTTACCACATATACAACCCAGAGTGCAAACTTACTGATGCGCCAGTTCGGGCTCACAGTCTATCTGGCATGCTTGGGAATCAGTGCCGGAGAGCATTTCTTCGAGACTGTATTCCAGACAGAAGGACTTCTGTGGATTGGCTTCGGTTTTATACTGACTGTTGTCCCTGTTATTATTGTCGCCTTGTTTGCCATGAAAATGTTCAAGCTCAACTATGCCAAGTGTGTTGGTATGCTATGTGGAAGTATGGCAAATCCAATGGCGCTCAACTATGTAAACTCGATAATAGAAGACGATGAACCATCTGTGGCATATGCCACTGTTTATCCCGTATCTATGTTTGCCAGGATAATCTTCACGCAACTGCTTCTGATGTTCTTTATCTAG
- a CDS encoding M16 family metallopeptidase, with the protein MRKSIILFALLAITGLIKAQAPQPLPVDPQVRFGTLENGLTYYIRHNAYPEKRADFYIAQKVGSMQEEDNQAGLAHFLEHMAFNGSKNFPGKKTMLNYLESIGVKFGANVNAYTSFDETVYNLSDVPVVRQAIIDSCLLVLHDWSSFIALKDEQIDEERLVIKEEWRTRSGAQSRIWDKQLPIIFQGSKYADRMPIGKMEIVENFPYQTLKDYYHKWYRPDLQAIIVVGDINVDEVEAQVKTMFADIPKPVDPAERVYFPVPDNEDPIVSVITDPEAVQTVVSLYIKHDILPENLKKTQAELMAGIVKSMASSMLSDRLNEISQKADAPFAASYAYDGNFFVSKTKDAWTTMALSKEGKVDETLASMVRENERIRKFGFTEAEVERAKATLLQRYEDMYNNRSKELNRRYVQEYVRSFSDNEGIPGIEYEYNFLKQIAPMLNAQMINAMSQGLISNKNIIITVTGPEKDGLVYPTTDELLNVFKSVEAEEITPYAETVSNEPLISQIPQAGKVVSMATDDKLGATVWTLSNGMKVVIKKTDFKDDEIIMASHAYGGTSVIADADINNANMASMVPYVGGIGNFSSTDLKKVLAGKSANVNAYISGWTQGLNGSSNIKNLETLLQLTYLYFTAPRKDEGAYTTLMDAIKNQLKNLSSEPSYVMGLRTNEAKYENNPRMKEMTLEDAEKLNYDRIIEIYKEVFANSGSFTFTFVGTIDEATLKPLVEQYLASLPSGNKDAKYKNVKADIRKGKFEDVFEQEMKTPKTSVFELYSGTLKRDQKTQITLSALKQILDIVYVRTIREEAGGTYGVRAQAGISRIPEGQTTLQMTFDTDPERALSIAPIVDREVKNIAEKGPEDADFQKVKEYMVKKFQEDEKQNGYWVGVLSAYHFYGEDNYSSYLSIVNALTKDDIKDVTKQLISQGNFIEVIMNPKK; encoded by the coding sequence ATGAGGAAATCAATTATTCTATTTGCTTTATTAGCCATAACAGGCCTGATAAAAGCACAAGCACCTCAACCGTTACCGGTAGACCCGCAGGTAAGATTCGGCACACTGGAAAACGGTCTGACATATTATATCAGGCACAATGCCTATCCTGAAAAAAGAGCCGATTTTTATATCGCTCAGAAAGTAGGTTCTATGCAGGAAGAAGACAATCAGGCCGGGCTGGCTCACTTCCTCGAGCATATGGCCTTTAATGGTTCTAAGAATTTCCCCGGCAAAAAGACAATGCTCAATTACCTGGAGAGTATCGGAGTCAAGTTTGGTGCAAACGTTAATGCTTACACGTCTTTTGACGAAACAGTATATAACCTTTCCGATGTACCTGTTGTGCGCCAGGCCATTATCGACTCTTGTCTGCTTGTATTGCACGATTGGTCGAGCTTTATCGCGCTCAAGGATGAGCAGATAGACGAAGAACGCCTGGTTATAAAAGAAGAGTGGCGTACACGTAGCGGAGCGCAATCCCGCATCTGGGACAAACAGTTACCTATCATCTTCCAAGGCAGTAAATATGCTGACCGTATGCCTATCGGAAAAATGGAGATAGTGGAGAATTTCCCTTATCAGACACTAAAAGATTATTATCACAAATGGTATAGACCCGATTTGCAGGCGATCATTGTTGTAGGAGATATAAATGTAGATGAAGTGGAGGCGCAGGTGAAAACGATGTTCGCCGATATACCTAAACCTGTCGATCCAGCAGAAAGAGTATATTTCCCTGTACCGGACAATGAAGATCCTATCGTATCGGTAATAACAGACCCGGAAGCCGTGCAAACCGTTGTTAGCTTATATATAAAGCATGATATTCTGCCCGAAAATCTAAAGAAAACACAAGCTGAACTAATGGCCGGTATTGTAAAAAGCATGGCATCGAGCATGTTATCTGACAGGTTGAACGAAATCTCCCAAAAAGCCGACGCTCCATTTGCAGCATCATATGCCTACGATGGTAATTTCTTTGTATCGAAAACCAAAGATGCCTGGACCACAATGGCTTTGAGTAAAGAGGGCAAAGTCGATGAAACCTTAGCAAGTATGGTAAGGGAAAACGAACGTATCCGCAAATTCGGATTCACCGAAGCCGAAGTAGAAAGAGCCAAAGCAACTCTTCTGCAAAGATATGAAGATATGTATAACAACAGAAGCAAAGAGCTGAACCGAAGATATGTACAGGAATATGTCCGCAGTTTCTCCGACAATGAAGGTATTCCCGGCATAGAATATGAATACAACTTCCTGAAACAGATCGCCCCTATGCTTAATGCTCAGATGATCAACGCAATGTCTCAAGGGCTTATTAGCAACAAAAATATTATTATTACCGTTACAGGACCGGAAAAAGATGGCTTGGTGTATCCTACCACAGACGAATTACTTAATGTATTCAAATCTGTGGAAGCCGAAGAAATTACACCATATGCAGAAACCGTTTCGAATGAACCGCTTATCAGCCAGATACCGCAGGCAGGCAAAGTGGTTAGTATGGCAACAGACGATAAACTGGGTGCTACAGTATGGACTTTGTCGAACGGAATGAAAGTTGTTATCAAAAAGACTGATTTTAAAGATGACGAAATCATTATGGCTTCACATGCTTATGGAGGTACATCCGTTATAGCCGATGCGGACATAAACAATGCGAACATGGCATCCATGGTACCATATGTAGGTGGTATCGGAAACTTTAGCTCTACAGACCTGAAAAAAGTATTAGCCGGAAAATCGGCAAATGTAAATGCGTATATATCAGGATGGACTCAAGGATTGAATGGTTCTTCGAATATCAAAAACCTGGAAACTCTATTGCAGCTTACATATCTGTACTTTACCGCACCTCGTAAAGATGAGGGGGCATACACAACATTGATGGATGCAATAAAGAACCAATTGAAAAACCTGAGTTCGGAGCCATCTTACGTTATGGGGCTGCGCACCAATGAGGCTAAATATGAGAACAACCCACGTATGAAAGAAATGACACTGGAAGATGCAGAGAAATTGAATTATGACCGTATCATCGAAATCTACAAAGAAGTATTTGCTAATTCCGGCTCATTCACTTTCACCTTTGTGGGAACTATAGACGAAGCTACGTTAAAACCTTTGGTAGAACAGTATCTGGCTTCTCTTCCGTCAGGAAACAAGGATGCTAAGTATAAAAATGTAAAAGCAGATATACGCAAAGGAAAATTCGAAGACGTATTCGAGCAGGAAATGAAAACACCTAAGACTTCTGTATTCGAATTATATAGCGGAACATTGAAACGCGATCAGAAGACCCAGATTACATTATCTGCCTTGAAACAAATCCTGGATATCGTATATGTACGTACTATCAGGGAAGAAGCCGGAGGTACATATGGTGTACGTGCTCAGGCAGGAATCAGTCGTATACCGGAAGGGCAGACCACTCTGCAAATGACATTCGACACCGATCCTGAAAGAGCCTTGTCGATAGCTCCTATTGTTGACCGTGAAGTGAAAAATATAGCGGAAAAAGGACCTGAAGATGCCGACTTCCAGAAGGTAAAAGAATATATGGTGAAGAAATTCCAGGAAGATGAAAAACAAAATGGTTACTGGGTAGGTGTACTGAGTGCATATCATTTCTATGGAGAGGATAATTACTCTAGTTATCTGTCGATCGTAAATGCTTTGACTAAAGATGATATCAAAGATGTAACAAAACAGCTCATATCTCAAGGCAACTTTATTGAAGTGATAATGAATCCTAAGAAATAA
- a CDS encoding phBC6A51 family helix-turn-helix protein: MKYKEKMASEIIRMIEQDLCSISEICKSFKISRKTFYEWKKVKPEFGEAVEEAIDHREDVMIASARIGLKQLLEGYVQKKEKITYIPDKNNPVEDMEKCRVVEKKFCPPSIRAIKYVLDREERKKDKDRLLASERRPLVIEVQDEETKRELMILQENGFRSGGSLNAEVVAAVDRKLEEELKVKSEELKMRNGQEQTGQGQVMEQTPVVQPSATPMEKPKPNAYPFLPPGYTSRTD, encoded by the coding sequence ATGAAGTATAAAGAAAAAATGGCCTCGGAGATTATCCGGATGATAGAACAGGATTTGTGCAGCATTTCCGAAATCTGCAAATCATTTAAGATCAGCCGGAAGACATTTTACGAGTGGAAAAAGGTAAAGCCTGAATTCGGCGAAGCGGTAGAAGAAGCCATCGACCACCGCGAAGATGTAATGATAGCCTCGGCTCGGATAGGACTGAAGCAACTGTTAGAGGGCTATGTGCAGAAAAAAGAGAAGATTACCTATATCCCCGATAAGAATAATCCTGTGGAAGATATGGAGAAATGCCGGGTAGTGGAAAAGAAATTCTGTCCGCCGAGCATCCGCGCCATAAAGTATGTACTCGACCGTGAAGAAAGGAAGAAAGACAAAGACCGCTTACTGGCATCGGAACGCCGCCCGTTGGTCATCGAAGTGCAGGACGAGGAAACCAAACGTGAACTGATGATATTGCAGGAGAACGGCTTCCGTTCGGGAGGCTCGCTCAATGCGGAGGTAGTGGCGGCTGTGGACAGGAAACTGGAAGAAGAACTAAAAGTGAAAAGTGAAGAACTAAAAATGAGAAATGGACAAGAGCAAACGGGACAAGGGCAAGTTATGGAACAGACGCCTGTCGTACAACCATCTGCCACTCCGATGGAGAAACCCAAACCGAATGCCTATCCCTTTCTGCCTCCGGGATATACATCGAGGACGGATTGA
- a CDS encoding diacylglycerol kinase family protein, whose protein sequence is MEKGEKKFSIKERLLTFKHVFYGFKVLWAEEHNARIHIITSVIVIILSALLNISITEWLVILVLIGLVLSLEIINTSIENICDYISPEWHKMIKKIKDLAAAAVFLAAMISVTCGIIIFLPKICDFFT, encoded by the coding sequence ATGGAAAAAGGCGAAAAAAAGTTTTCTATAAAAGAAAGATTATTAACATTTAAGCATGTATTTTACGGATTCAAAGTATTATGGGCTGAAGAGCATAATGCCCGCATCCATATTATTACATCTGTCATTGTTATAATACTAAGTGCCCTACTCAATATATCTATTACCGAATGGCTAGTTATCTTGGTGCTGATAGGTCTGGTCTTGTCTCTCGAAATTATTAATACTTCTATCGAGAATATATGTGACTATATATCGCCCGAATGGCATAAAATGATAAAGAAGATAAAAGACCTGGCGGCAGCAGCCGTTTTTCTCGCAGCCATGATATCTGTTACTTGCGGCATAATTATTTTTTTGCCTAAGATTTGTGATTTTTTCACATAA
- a CDS encoding mechanosensitive ion channel domain-containing protein codes for MDIEDLQSDYESMTVSIARWMQEALSHLGVPEQWIEYVKLIVLLAIVTITVYVLQLVVRKILTFVFHRVEKITTLSFFGYTINNKLPHYLALVVPYSFVRGAIPIVFYDFKGLISPLIKLTDIYLVFMVIWTVMALVRSFGDVLQEKPAFKNKPMKSYFQVIQIILFIFGAVVVYAILTGRSATAFFAAMGAASAVLLLMFKDSIMGFVGSIQITTNDMVQIGDWITMNKYGADGNVEEITLTTVKVRNFDKTITTIPTYALISDSFQNWRGMQESGGRRFRRALNIKYDSIRFLTEEEIEKFKKVDGLADYIKEKQGIYAKLNKQTASDLPLNKHAITNCDLFMQYGIYYLRNHPNINKDMTLLVRQLASTTQGLPIELYTFTSTTIWAEYETILAEIMNHLISVVQYFGLTIYEESSGSDDYNVYMKRMEQ; via the coding sequence ATGGATATAGAAGATTTACAATCTGATTATGAGTCTATGACTGTCTCGATAGCCCGATGGATGCAGGAAGCATTATCTCATTTGGGGGTTCCCGAACAATGGATTGAATATGTCAAATTGATAGTACTGCTGGCTATTGTTACAATAACGGTGTATGTGTTGCAACTGGTGGTAAGGAAGATACTGACATTCGTTTTTCACCGTGTGGAAAAAATAACCACACTTTCTTTTTTCGGATATACCATAAATAATAAACTGCCTCATTATCTGGCTCTGGTTGTTCCATACTCGTTTGTCAGGGGAGCCATACCAATTGTATTTTACGACTTCAAAGGCCTGATAAGCCCACTGATAAAGCTGACTGATATTTATTTGGTTTTCATGGTGATATGGACTGTGATGGCATTGGTAAGATCGTTTGGAGATGTTCTGCAGGAAAAGCCTGCGTTCAAGAATAAACCGATGAAGAGTTATTTTCAGGTAATACAAATCATCCTTTTCATATTCGGAGCAGTAGTTGTATATGCCATTCTCACAGGGCGGTCTGCCACAGCGTTTTTTGCTGCTATGGGGGCAGCTTCGGCAGTGTTGCTATTGATGTTTAAAGATTCTATCATGGGTTTTGTAGGTAGCATACAGATTACGACAAACGACATGGTACAGATAGGAGACTGGATAACAATGAACAAATACGGGGCGGATGGTAATGTGGAAGAAATAACACTGACAACGGTAAAAGTCCGCAACTTTGATAAAACAATTACTACGATCCCTACTTATGCCCTGATATCGGATTCGTTCCAGAACTGGCGCGGCATGCAGGAGTCTGGTGGCCGTCGGTTCCGACGGGCATTGAATATTAAATATGACAGTATCCGCTTTTTGACCGAAGAAGAGATTGAGAAGTTCAAAAAAGTAGATGGACTTGCCGATTATATAAAGGAAAAGCAGGGGATATATGCGAAGTTGAATAAACAGACGGCCAGTGATCTGCCGTTGAATAAGCATGCTATTACCAATTGCGACCTGTTTATGCAATATGGAATTTATTACCTGCGCAATCATCCGAATATAAATAAGGATATGACCCTTCTGGTAAGGCAGCTGGCATCGACTACACAAGGCTTGCCGATAGAATTATATACATTTACCAGTACCACCATATGGGCAGAGTATGAAACTATATTGGCAGAGATCATGAATCATCTGATAAGTGTGGTGCAATATTTCGGCTTGACAATATATGAAGAATCATCGGGAAGTGATGATTATAATGTATATATGAAACGGATGGAGCAATAA
- a CDS encoding metallophosphoesterase: MRSKKKRFLIVVSAVLLACILGLTYGYWEARHIEIRKMTFTNEDIPASFVGKKIIFVSDIHCSHYFTSSDVKDLVEQINERNPDIIMLGGDYILKDTTYTNPFFKEIKNLKSTYGVFSVLGNHDHWEDAGLIQKGLTDCGFFICDNQSYWIKEGNDSIKIGGVGDFWEDKQLIGNTINDVEKSDFCILLSHNPDYVELLNTNKVDLMLSGHTHGGQITFLGLYAPAMPSTDARRKDLGYLNTGQRYRYGWKEKDGVKLYVTSGIGMGAVPFRFFAPPEILEITLAR, translated from the coding sequence ATGAGAAGTAAAAAGAAAAGATTTCTGATTGTTGTATCTGCTGTTTTACTTGCATGTATTCTTGGTCTTACATACGGATACTGGGAAGCACGACATATAGAGATACGCAAAATGACTTTCACCAATGAAGATATACCGGCATCTTTTGTAGGAAAGAAGATCATTTTTGTCTCTGATATTCATTGCAGCCATTATTTTACTTCTTCCGATGTAAAAGACCTTGTAGAACAAATAAACGAGAGGAATCCCGATATTATCATGCTTGGGGGAGATTACATTCTCAAGGATACAACATACACAAATCCATTCTTTAAAGAAATAAAGAACCTTAAAAGCACCTATGGAGTTTTTTCCGTTTTGGGAAATCACGACCATTGGGAAGATGCTGGGCTCATTCAGAAAGGATTGACCGATTGTGGTTTCTTCATCTGCGACAATCAGTCATATTGGATAAAAGAAGGGAACGACAGTATAAAAATTGGAGGTGTCGGGGATTTCTGGGAAGATAAGCAGTTGATTGGAAATACAATTAATGATGTCGAAAAATCCGATTTCTGTATTCTTTTATCGCATAATCCTGATTACGTGGAATTATTGAATACAAACAAGGTAGACCTGATGCTCTCCGGCCATACTCATGGCGGACAAATTACATTCTTAGGCCTATATGCACCGGCTATGCCAAGTACAGATGCACGCAGAAAAGATCTAGGCTATCTGAATACCGGACAGAGATACCGCTATGGATGGAAAGAAAAAGACGGAGTCAAATTATATGTTACTTCGGGCATTGGTATGGGAGCTGTACCTTTCCGGTTCTTTGCACCTCCCGAAATCTTAGAGATTACACTGGCCCGGTAA